Proteins encoded within one genomic window of Oncorhynchus keta strain PuntledgeMale-10-30-2019 chromosome 12, Oket_V2, whole genome shotgun sequence:
- the LOC118375604 gene encoding helicase POLQ-like, producing the protein MFDILSEYVIGDQELEEFWPFNALLTELTRRLTYCVQAELIPFMEVAGVMEGRAKQLYNAGYKTLADLANADPNVLVKTLENLFKKQANQIVASAKMLLNEKADALQEEVDDLLMMPLDLSYL; encoded by the exons ATGTTTGATATACTCAGTGAGTATGTCATTGGGGACCAG GAGCTGGAGGAGTTCTGGCCCTTCAACGCTCTCCTGACTGAGCTGACTCGCAGGCTGACCTACTGTGTCCAGGCCGAGCTCATCCCTTTCATGGAGGTAGCGGGAGTCATGGAG GGAAGAGCCAAGCAACTGTACAACGCCGGATATAAGACACTGGCTGACCTGGCCAACGCTGACCCAAACGTTCTTGTCAAGACTTTGGAGAACCTCTTCAAGAAACAAGCCAATCAGATTGTTGCTTCTGCAAAA ATGCTGTTGAATGAGAAAGCTGATGCACTTCAGGAGGAGGTGGATGACTTGTTAATGATGCCTCTTGATCTCTCCTATTTGTAA
- the LOC118375605 gene encoding LOW QUALITY PROTEIN: heparanase-like (The sequence of the model RefSeq protein was modified relative to this genomic sequence to represent the inferred CDS: inserted 2 bases in 1 codon), with protein sequence MSEQVSGLRGMRSPKLRTLAQALSPAFLRFGGTRQDFMTFNPAFLHSNEYHKNSVFDADDLCERLELPPILEERLKQEWSLQEVVLQKEDLQRKYRSVKFTEYAVDLLYSFTNCSGLDLIFGLNELLRTTGNSWDSSNARTLIQYCESKQYSMAWELGNEPNSYEKKAGIRVNGYQLGQDFIQLRGILRESKLYHDTGLYGPDISQPRDHRRDLLEGFLESGAEAIDACTWHHYYVNGRHTSLKDFLDPEVLNTLALKTHEVMENVDLASPGKKVWLGETSSAYGGGAKGLSDTFVAGFMWLDKLGLGAKLGLDVVTRQVLIGSGTYHLVDDNLDPLPDYWLSVLYKRLVGPEVLSIEAFSILGKTKRVRVYLHCTNKKSTSYKIGAVTLFALNLSKSPARIAVPAMVSNSTVXPGEEGLYSKSVKLNGEVLKMVDDRTLPSLQGTPLAAGEHFRLPGYSFAFYLLSEAQALACR encoded by the exons ATGTCGGAGCAAGTGTCAGGTCTGCGAGGGATGAG GTCTCCAAAACTGAGGACATTGGCTCAAGCTTTATCTCCAGCATTTCTAAGATTTGGAGGGACAAGACAAGATTTCATGACCTTCAACCCTGCATTTTTACATTCAAATGAGTATCACAAAAACTCTGTTTTTGACGCAG ATGATCTCTGTGAAAGGCTGGAGCTACCCCCAATACTGGAGGAGAGGCTGAAGCAGGAATGGTCTCTACAGGAAGTAGTTCTCCAGAAAGAGGACTTGCAGAGGAAGTACCGGAGTGTAAAGTTCACAG AGTATGCAGTGGATCTACTGTACTCTTTTACAAACTGCTCTGGATTAGACCTCATCTTTGGGCTCAACGAGCTGCTCAGGACCACTGGCAACTCCTGGGACAGCAGCAATGCCAGGACCCTCATACAGTACTGTGAATCCAAACAGTACAGCATGGCCTGGGAGCTGGGAAATG AGCCCAACAGTTATGAGAAGAAGGCAGGGATCCGGGTGAACGGATACCAGCTGGGCCAAGACTTCATTCAACTCAGGGGGATTCTGCGGGAATCCAAACTTTACCATGACACTGGACTCTATGGACCAGACATTAGCCAACCTCGAGACCACCGGAGAGACTTACTGGAGGG GTTCTTGGAAAGTGGGGCAGAAGCAATTGACGCATGCACCTGGCACCA TTACTATGTCAACGGAAGACACACATCTTTAAAAGATTTCCTAGACCCCGAGGTGCTAAACACTTTAGCCCTGAAAACACATGAAGTCATGGAG AACGTTGATCTGGCATCCCCTGGGAAGAAGGTGTGGCTTGGAGAGACTAGTTCTGCCTATGGAGGCGGGGCTAAGGGTCTGTCTGACACATTTGTCGCTGGATTCAT GTGGCTGGATAAACTGGGCCTTGGTGCAAAGCTTGGTTTAGATGTTGTAACCAGGCAGGTTTTGATTGGATCTGGGACTTACCATCTGGTAGATGATAACCTCGATCCACTTCCT GATTACTGGCTATCAGTTCTGTACAAGAGGCTTGTTGGACCAGAGGTGCTGAGTATAGAAGCCTTTTCCATTTTGGGAAAGACTAAAAGAGTACGGGTCTACCTACACTGCACTAACAAGAAAAG taCAAGCTACAAAATTGGAGCAGTCACATTGTTTGCTCTGAACCTGAGTAAGAGCCCTGCGAGGATCGCTGTGCCTGCCATGGTCTCTAACAGCACTGT GCCTGGCGAGGAGGGACTCTACTCGAA GTCTGTGAAACTCAACGGAGAGGTGTTGAAGATGGTGGATGACCGAACTCTTCCATCACTCCAGGGAACTCCTCTTGCTGCAGGAGAACATTTCAGACTCCCTGGTTATTCCTTTGCCTTCTATCTCCTCAGCGAGGCCCAGGCACTGGCCTGCCGATGA